The Syntrophaceae bacterium genomic interval CTCGGGCGGGCACACGACGATTTACCGGGTGGAGGACTTCACGCGGTTTACGATCCTGGGGCAGACAAGGGATGACGCGGCCGGGGAGGCCTTTGACAAGGCGGCGAAACTCCTCGACATCGGCTATCCCGGCGGCGTCGTCATCGACGGTCTGGCGAAACAGGGGAACCGGTCCGCCTTTTCGTTTCCCCGAGCCATGAGGGACAGCCTGGAGTTCAGCTTCAGCGGCCTCAAGACGGCGCTCCTGAATCACGTGAAGCAGAAGGGAATGCCGGCCTCCGACGAAATACCGGGGGTCGTGGCCAGCTTTCAGGAGGCCGTGGTCGACGTGCTCGTGGAGAAAACCCTCCGCGCGGCGGGGGAGAACGGTCTGAAACAGGTGGTGGTCTGCGGGGGCGTGGCCGCCAACAGCCGGCTCCGGGCGCGTTTCCAGGAAGACGCCCGGGAGCGGGGGATTGAGGTGCTCATCCCGCCACCGGTCCTGTGTACCGACAATGCCGCCATGATCGCCGTAGTCGGCGATTATCGGCTCACCATGGGCATGCGGGATTCCTTCGACCTGAACGCCGTTTCCCGGTGGCCGCTTTCTTTGCCGCAATGAACGCATTCAAAAAAAGCCTGGAAGGATTTTACCGGCGGTTCGTGAGCCTCCGGGGGGATCCCAGGCGAATCGCCATCGGAGTCGCCATCGGCGTCTTTATCGGCACAACCCCGACGATTCCCTTCCACACGACCCTCGTCCTGGCCGCATCCGCGCTTTTCCGCCAGCATCTCTCGGCAGCCTACCTGGGGTCCTGGTTCATCTCCAATCCACTGACGATTCCGGTTCTGTACGTTACCCAATACGAGACGGGGCGTATTCTCCTGGGGATGGAGCGATGTACGCTGGTTCTCCCCGATTATTCCCTGGCGGCCTTTGCGAGCCTGGGCTGGCAGATCCTCCTGCCCCTC includes:
- the tsaD gene encoding tRNA (adenosine(37)-N6)-threonylcarbamoyltransferase complex transferase subunit TsaD, translated to MLVLAIETSCDETAAAVVRDGRIMLSNVIASQIDVHSKYGGVVPEIASRKHIEAIGAVILQALDDAGTTLDEIEGIAVTRGPGLVGSLLVGLSAAKAVAFGRRLPFVGVNHLEGHVAAVFLSDRRPSFPFAALVVSGGHTTIYRVEDFTRFTILGQTRDDAAGEAFDKAAKLLDIGYPGGVVIDGLAKQGNRSAFSFPRAMRDSLEFSFSGLKTALLNHVKQKGMPASDEIPGVVASFQEAVVDVLVEKTLRAAGENGLKQVVVCGGVAANSRLRARFQEDARERGIEVLIPPPVLCTDNAAMIAVVGDYRLTMGMRDSFDLNAVSRWPLSLPQ
- a CDS encoding DUF2062 domain-containing protein, whose translation is MNAFKKSLEGFYRRFVSLRGDPRRIAIGVAIGVFIGTTPTIPFHTTLVLAASALFRQHLSAAYLGSWFISNPLTIPVLYVTQYETGRILLGMERCTLVLPDYSLAAFASLGWQILLPLQVGGLLFAPAFAVPAYLVTRRLLAAWRAGKT